The sequence below is a genomic window from Chiroxiphia lanceolata isolate bChiLan1 chromosome 8, bChiLan1.pri, whole genome shotgun sequence.
TAAGACACCAAGTaagcaaaagacaaaatgtACATCTTGCCTCCTGTTGTACCAAACCCCATCTGCTATGGCACAACATCAACAGTTTGTCTATCAGGGTCAAAATGACTATGAACAACATTTCATAGGTCCCAGCATTCCATAATGACACAGCTACAAAGGCTGACATTGAGCTCACCAGGAAGCCCCACAGTCCaagccacagcagctctgagggacATCATGTCCTCAGATCTGGTTACCAGCAACCAGggctgaaaaaggaaaaaaaacccaacacactTTAAACACGTGGAGATAACCATGAGATAAACAAGAGAGAACCATGCAGACACAAGCACAAGGCTGTAGCCCAGTGCAGCAGTCCCAGCAGCCTGAGAACCCAGGTGTTTGCAGACAGGGTGGGGAAACTTCAGTGACTAAGTCGCTGCTCTTCAGCTGGATTCATCGTGGAATtgcagaatatcctgagttggaagggacctacagggatcatccagtccagctcctggccctgcacaggacaccccgacaatcccaccctggccctcagagcattgtccaaatgctccttgagctctggcagccttggggctgtgcccactgccctggggagcctggtcagtgcccaaccaccctctgggggaggaaccttttcctgagatccaacctaaacatcccctgacacaacttcaggacATGTTGTGGGGTTCAGCTGATGAGCAGCAACTCATTAAACCAAAGGAACTTGCAGCCCATGCCCTGCTTTAacttttttaatcaattttgcAATCAATTTTGTTTAAGTTCTGTATAATTAAtaaactgaaaacacttttaaattaaCCCAGAGGAGAATTCTTACAAATGCTGTACAGACAGTCCCTAAGTTGATGAAGgctcaggagaaaaaacagagggCAATGATACTCATTGGAAAGGATTCTAGGATGAAGTCTGTTGTTTCTATAAGgagggtggggttttttaaaaataaaatagtgacAAAAACATCCCTCTTTACCAACAGCACCCAGAGCACAAcccctccctctccagcacAGTATTTGGCCGGGTTAAACCACAATACACTCGTTCTGCTGAGCCTACCTACACCCATCTGATCCCAATTAACTCCCAGCCAGGAGCACTTTCCTCCACTTCTAGGAAACCTTCAGGGGAGTTGCCAAacctcctcccctctcttccatcccccaagaagaaaaaaaaaaaaaaaaaaaaaaaaaatccactttcaaaaatgttttaactcAACAGGACCCTCTTCTCAGAGACATTATCATCCCAAGATTAAACAAATTGATGGTTTTTATCCAAAGCACACAAAGCTATGACTTTTGGAATTTATCTGGGGAATTTATCAAACCTTTCCAAATTCAGTGTATTGTGTCTCCTTTTATTTACCCAACAAACACTGCCAGGGCATGAGATGTGTGGGAATCACCTGTTTTGTTCAACTCAGCACAGTGTATTTCAGTTTATAGGGACTTCATGATCTGTTTCTCCTCTggaatatttattataatatagTTGAAACAATGTATTAATTcacagttacttttttttgtttgttttaaaaaaatccatgttttaaTCAAATGcgaagaaaaaaggaagaggggaaaaaaagaaatctggaatGTTTCTATTGGTGTCTTAAGGCATAACTAACCACAGCAATTTATTTCACCACATCCAGTTGTAATGCTAAACCACAGATAAACATTACTAATGGAGCAAGAATGTGCTGCTTACTTGTGATGGAGGTCCAAGATTGCCCTCTGGAGTTTGCCAAACAGCATGGGGCACTTCATTCACCATGTGATTGGCACACACTCCAGTTCTGAATCAGTTTGGAGATGAAATTGTTGGCTAAAGCTCTGGAAATTCTGACTCTAGAGCTGTCAGGCAGGCTGTCTttactctgagaaaaaaataattggttttCACATGTTACTTGGCTTTTTATGTGGTTTTACATTGTTCATTAATGTTTTGGATTTTAATGTATTGTGCAGCACCCCAAGAACTATAGTAGGGGGaactcataaaaaaaatatgagtttATTATTTCAACATGTGATAATAAAATCATGTTTGGGGAAATACTCTACTCCCACCTATTTTGATGGCACACAAAAAGGCCATCAGCCATTGCATGCTGATAACAAAAGATATATCTGTGCCCTGAAAGGCAGAAATGTCATTTCTTAACTTAGCTCATGTTCAAGGTAGCTCTTACAGTGCAGGGAATTCTAAGGGTTGAGGGTTTATTTTACCATTTATCTTGTAAATCAAGGAAACTGGCCCATAAACttgtgcttaattttttttttagtcaacATTATTTTGCATAGCAACAACCTTATTTGTAGGATATTTTAAGACACGCAGTTTGgcttattattttattgatattAATGGAAATGATccagaagaggaaaacacatCATTTGGAGGTCTGACTCTACAGCCTGCCACATCCTAACGTCAGTGAATATTCCAGGAGCAGAGTGCTTGGGGGATTGGTTCTGAACTCACTTCCTTAGGGACACGTAACTATAAAATCCTGAGTTCTTTTCAGATCCAGTCACCTCAAACTCAAATCTTCATGCAGCCTTTCACTTCAGCTCGAGCTTTTTCCTCCCTTACTCCCAGGAATCAGGTTTTGTGTGTGCACTCACAGTGTGCAAACATTGTCCACAACACTCTCTTTTTCCACTTCTACAGTGCTGTGCTATAACCCAACATGACAGCTGCTTTGCACAGCAATTTAACGCGCAGCttcttttttatctcctttctccAGTGGCTGGTGACCTGCCTTCACAGGCACTAAACCTTTCAGAAAGGTTTCTCTCTTACTGAACACACAGAGTTTTGGCTCCCTGTTGTGGTAAACCCTCGAGGATCCAATTCCATTATGCTCCTGTGTCAACAGAGGTGCTGTCAGATGCCTGAGGTACAGCCATGCCACTGATCTGGAACCTGAAGGAGCTTTTGTAGCAAGATGAGGATCAACCAGTATCAAATAACACAAGCACAATCCCCACCTCTGTTCTCCTAATAGAGAggtatttagaaaaatatgtacaaTCTTCATAATGCTCCTCTTCATGAAAATCTTTATAGCAATGTATGTCTTCAGAGTAACATGACTGATTCCAATGACCTCAACTCTACTGCCACATGAACTTTGACAAATTGTTTATTCCTTCACCATTGATTTGAGTAATGAACAGTTCAGATTTGGGAAGTCAGTGCTCCAGGGGTGTTTTCACACTTAAGATGACTTGTCTGGCTGCAGGTTTTTCGCATTCTCAAGAACAGGTTGCTCAATGCACCAGTTTGTGCCGTGGTGTTTTGGGAACCGCCTAAACCAGGGGCCCTCagtgttttcattgttttcatcTATCACAAAGGATGTCTGGTAAATGGTTAAGCCATCCTCACTGCTAGGGATGGACTCATGAGCCCACTCAAAGAAGTTAGTGGAGCCCCCTTGCTGTTTCTCTGGATCCAACTTCTTCAGGCCCAtgccctgggaaaaaaatggagagaaaaattcaTGCAAACATATGACTTCCAGTCACAGCTTCACAGATGAATCTTGTAACAGTCACTACCCCACTGGGAAGTGAACGAAGCTGTTACCACAGTGATTTCAAGAACTCAGGGCTGATCTTTagcaagttaaaaataatattgtcaGACTTGCCTGGATGAACGTTTCTGGTTGCATATATAATGGGAAATCTGCTGACCTTCCACCTCTTAGTGCTAATAAACCACTtttactttgcatttctgtagCATACCATGTACTCAAGGCTATTTATCTACACTCAGCTAAATTAATCTTCAGAGTAACCCAAAGAAATAGGTTAATAATTTTAAGTTCAGGCTGCAACGAAGAGACAGAGACAGACCATGAAATCTGAATCTTCAAAGCCATCCCTCGTGTGTCCAAATACAGAGAGACAGAGCCTGATTTCCACATTCCACAGCTTGAAGGAAATTTATTTGGAATTATGGTTGATCAGTATCTCTAAAACTACGAGACACTGCACAAAGTGCACAGAAATGGAGGTTACTCAGTGAAATATGAATTCCAAAAAGTCTGAGAGAGCCAAAAGTCAGACAAACTTTCTATATTACAAATCACTGCTTCCTCCTCTACTTATTATCCTGTGAACTGCACCATTTCTTTTGCTGCCTGGAAGGATACCAACAATCTAAGAAAAGTGGAAGAACATGAAACTGTTGTACATACAGAGAACCCCTAAACAATTTCAATCCTATTCAAAGCTTTGGTTTCTGCAGCATACATTTAAACAGGTGTGTTATAGAGATCTGCATTGGAAAAGATTACACTCTGCAGATGTGTTGTGGGTATCCTGTGGATTTTGGTTCAACTTCTGATAAAGATGAGTCTGAACCAAATGTTTGGGGCTGTGGGTTAGGAGTGCCTGAGACCCCTACAAAAATTCATTGCAAGGCCAATCACCTTTAGCAGACTAACAGGGCCTATAACTGGGTAGAAAACCAAAGCAGGAATACAAGAAAAGACccaaataatgttttttttgttccctttgaaTTCTACCACTCTCAATGTGTGCTGCTGTACATCTGTGACAGTCCCAGAGAAGTCCCACCCCTACactaataaaaaatgtatttttcttttttttttttttttttacatctttctcTTCTCAGAAGTTTTAGCATCTATTACTTTTTTTGCAGGGGACAGAAAAGATACTGTGTTCAGTCTGGTAGACTAATAGATATGAGTTTGATTTGTCTCAGTGCTGGGTACTTACAAGATCAAAATACTCTGCTGCATTACAT
It includes:
- the TEX36 gene encoding testis-expressed protein 36, which encodes MSQDRWTNPRERRPGDWFAHVGECQDEFETTTSAALRHVLDSTAAQGIDHRLPLEYKARDPKAGNKNFPFSSHDNKHSICNAAEYFDLGMGLKKLDPEKQQGGSTNFFEWAHESIPSSEDGLTIYQTSFVIDENNENTEGPWFRRFPKHHGTNWCIEQPVLENAKNLQPDKSS